In the genome of Amia ocellicauda isolate fAmiCal2 chromosome 3, fAmiCal2.hap1, whole genome shotgun sequence, one region contains:
- the tmem106a gene encoding transmembrane protein 106A isoform X2, which translates to MGVSVGSHKHPPEEKEPILSQGRRYSRKEYGTINGEVGGGRHHSDDSLDCPTCQGTGRIPRGQEKQLVALIPYSDQRLKPRHTKLYVCISVFLCLLICSLFLFFLFPRSVFLSSVGLQSVYVFYDKPHVNMTITNMINITNDNFYAIHATGLDIQALILETVAGKVKIANVTMVKPRSTVQYIYTVEVSLEAGLYNYCTSATINIHTLFLHLQMTMNASYLAHSEQLSLETYEYIDCGTNTTTPRKFDPSPGAWLVV; encoded by the exons ATGGGGGTTTCTGTGGGAAGTCACAAACACCCTCCGGAGGAAAAGGAGCCCATCCTGAGCCAGGGAAGGCGCTACTCCCGCAAGGAATACGGCACCATCAacggggaggtgggggggggtagACACCATAGCGATGACTCCCTGGACTGTCCCACCTGCCAAGGCACTGGCCGAATCCCCCGAG GGCAGGAGAAACAGCTAGTGGCGCTGATCCCCTACAGCGACCAGAGACTCAAACCCCGGCACAC GAAGCTGTacgtgtgtatatctgtgttcctgtgcctgctgATCTGCTCCCTGTTCCTGTTTTTCCTGTTCCCGCGGAGTGTGTTTCTCAGCTCCGTCGGACTGCAGTCGGTCTACGTCTTCTACGATAAACCCCATGTCAACATGACCATCACT AATATGATCAATATCACCAACGACAACTTCTACGCCATCCACGCCACCGGCCTTGACATCCAGGCGCTGATCCTTGAGACAGTGGCGGGAAAAGTAAAGATCGCCAACGTCACCATGGTGAAGCCCCGCTCCACGGTCCAG TACATCTACACTGTTGAAGTCAGTTTGGAAGCAGGCCTTTA CAATTACTGCACCTCGGCCACCATCAACATTCACACCTTGTTCCTGCACCTACA GATGACCATGAACGCATCATATCTGGCCCATTCTGAGCAGCTTTCCCTGGAGACCTATGAGTACATAGACTGTGGGACCAACACCACCACCCCCCGCAAATTTGACCCCTCTCCGGGGGCCTGGCTGGTGGTGTGA
- the tmem106a gene encoding transmembrane protein 106A isoform X1, translating into MEGNVKNGGQTVLMGVSVGSHKHPPEEKEPILSQGRRYSRKEYGTINGEVGGGRHHSDDSLDCPTCQGTGRIPRGQEKQLVALIPYSDQRLKPRHTKLYVCISVFLCLLICSLFLFFLFPRSVFLSSVGLQSVYVFYDKPHVNMTITNMINITNDNFYAIHATGLDIQALILETVAGKVKIANVTMVKPRSTVQYIYTVEVSLEAGLYNYCTSATINIHTLFLHLQMTMNASYLAHSEQLSLETYEYIDCGTNTTTPRKFDPSPGAWLVV; encoded by the exons ATGGAGGGAAATGTTAAAAAcg GCGGCCAGACAGTGCTGATGGGGGTTTCTGTGGGAAGTCACAAACACCCTCCGGAGGAAAAGGAGCCCATCCTGAGCCAGGGAAGGCGCTACTCCCGCAAGGAATACGGCACCATCAacggggaggtgggggggggtagACACCATAGCGATGACTCCCTGGACTGTCCCACCTGCCAAGGCACTGGCCGAATCCCCCGAG GGCAGGAGAAACAGCTAGTGGCGCTGATCCCCTACAGCGACCAGAGACTCAAACCCCGGCACAC GAAGCTGTacgtgtgtatatctgtgttcctgtgcctgctgATCTGCTCCCTGTTCCTGTTTTTCCTGTTCCCGCGGAGTGTGTTTCTCAGCTCCGTCGGACTGCAGTCGGTCTACGTCTTCTACGATAAACCCCATGTCAACATGACCATCACT AATATGATCAATATCACCAACGACAACTTCTACGCCATCCACGCCACCGGCCTTGACATCCAGGCGCTGATCCTTGAGACAGTGGCGGGAAAAGTAAAGATCGCCAACGTCACCATGGTGAAGCCCCGCTCCACGGTCCAG TACATCTACACTGTTGAAGTCAGTTTGGAAGCAGGCCTTTA CAATTACTGCACCTCGGCCACCATCAACATTCACACCTTGTTCCTGCACCTACA GATGACCATGAACGCATCATATCTGGCCCATTCTGAGCAGCTTTCCCTGGAGACCTATGAGTACATAGACTGTGGGACCAACACCACCACCCCCCGCAAATTTGACCCCTCTCCGGGGGCCTGGCTGGTGGTGTGA
- the nbr1a gene encoding NBR1 autophagy cargo receptor a — MREESRTSAEGIAMDFPVNLKVNFKGRAESFLVSDSERTSWQSVEDMVKILFQLSTVQVKYFDEDNEEVSINSQEEYEEALKSAMKQGNQLHMNVYEVKEAGRRACESTAVNRDCTVVKITDSPAQHASPPANPAAQSLQPAATDEEMVVIKEFLVDQEDEHIPPAWFTSYMAKFKDQVVKEAVEKICLEFSERFCLQKQQQVPPPEPAGMATQVPEISSTATHPDGRLSPCQACLGCTTGVYQCSVCPSYTLCELCSFQHDPSHSLVKLRTAVPLGEYGEPVVVEQRFQKRMDRSFRKAEKQRLKAEKRQLKAEVKEIKKQLRMERRSLQWSSASDGAGEPVLLQPRGTPASQPESPKQSCTPVVPTMTAVFLDENLPDGTRLQPGTRFIKYWRMRNTGTVSWTSDTKLKFMWGNLDLATSEKKEVAVPFLQPGQVGVVCVEFVAPVLEGTYTSHWRLAHRGEQFGPRVWCSIVVDPLQSADYTDLQLTMPCSQLQASQPHSSHKEDMCCSGMGLTPQESKILYEDRDQDYYIPSVDLLTAQDLLSFELLDINIVQELERVPHNTPVDMTPCMSPLPHDGPLLEKPGLGLIEEEAESSGLKTLLDVSPGGQQEMEGAPAQEEGDEDISGTQFVCETVIRSLTLEEAPDHKPLRRRPGSQKTSYPVHQDIFSCAERSGEQPSERRALPVVDVEVKSVMVPVQAVQEDRPQTEECPESDSESICVEAGSERGGDEELPQDDRDEVRSQGSSTSSEDYIIILPDCFDTSRPLGESMYSSALSQPGAGGAVESDLDAEQLCLSSPEEEDLTLGHSVNDMLCASQTLDTVPLTPEVVPTPAQLQLTSGTPTLRGEGPAHHRDHNETELAVEALPSPELYREEAVEGSSPVQSLPVSPCGNTISRQHSSQDLRPHGGIAGGLVKGALSVAASAYKALFTGQPVPAQPPVDSANQQATMMAVLLEMGFGDRQLNQRLLKKHNYNLLDVVNELVQLTDNDWYSARY, encoded by the exons CACATGAATGTATATGAGGTGAAGGAGGCTGGAAGGAGAGCCTGTGAGAGCACAGCAGTAAACAGAGACTGCACTGTGGTGAAGATCACCGACAGCCCTGCACAGCATGCATCACCTCCAGCTAACCCTGCTGCACAGAGCTTGCAGCCTGCAGCCACAGACGAGGAAATG gTGGTAATAAAAGAATTCCTGGTAGACCAAGAGGATGAACACATCCCCCCAGCATGGTTCACCTCATACATGGCAAAG TTTAAGGACCAAGTGGTGAAGGAGGCTGTGGAGAAGATCTGCCTTGAATTCTCAGAGCGCTTCTGCCTCCAGAAGCAGCAGCAGGTCCCCCCTCCGGAGCCAGCCGGCATGGCCACCCAGGTGCCCGAGATCAGCTCCACGGCCACACACCCAGACGGCCGGCTATCCCCCTGCCAGGCCTGTCTAGGCTGCACCACGGGGGTATACCAATGCAG TGTTTGCCCATCCTACACTTTATGTGAGCTGTGCAGCTTCCAGCATGACCCCAGCCACTCCTTGGTGAAACTCAGGACTGCTGTGCCACTCGGGGAATACGGAGAACCAGTAGTAGTGGAACAAAG GTTTCAGAAGCGGATGGACAGGAGCTTCCGGAAAGCAGAGAAGCAGAGACTGAAGGCAGAGAAGAGGCAGCTGAAGGCCGAAGTCAAGGAGATCAAGAAGCAGCTGAGGATGGAGCGCCGGAGCCTCCAGTGGAGTTCAGCTAGCGACGGGGCCGGCGAGCCCGTGCTGCTGCAGCCCAGAGGGACACCTGCCAGCCAGCCAGA GAGCCCAAAGCAGTCCTGCACTCCCGTGGTGCCCACCATGACGGCTGTGTTCCTGGATGAGAACCTGCCTGACGGTACTCGGCTCCAGCCCGGCACCAGGTTCATCAAGTACTGGAGGATGAGAAACACTGGAACAGTCAGCTGGACCTCAGACACCAAG CTCAAGTTCATGTGGGGGAACCTGGACCTGGCAACCAGTGAGAAGAAGGAGGTGGCCGTGCCATTTCTGCAGCCAGGGCAGGTGGGGGTGGTGTGTGTGGAGTTTGTGGCCCCGGTGTTAGAGGGCACCTACACTTCGCACTGGCGGCTGGCCCACCGGGGGGAGCAGTTTGGACCCAGGGTGTGGTGCAGCATCGTGGTGGACCCCCTCCAATCTGCTGACTACACTGATTTACAACTCACCATGCCCTGCAGCCAATTACAGGCAAGT CAACCCCACTCATCCCACAAAGAGGACATGTGCTGCTCAGGAATGGGTCTCACACCCCAGGAATCCAAGATCCTGTATGAGGACCGAGATCAGGATTATTACATCCCCTCAGTGGATCTGCTAACTGCACAG GACCTGCTTTCTTTTGAGCTGCTGGACATTAACATAGTGCAGGAACTGGAACGGGTGCCTCACAACACGCCAGTTG ACATGACTCCCTGCATGTCCCCTCTGCCCCACGACGGGCCGCTGCTGGAGAAGCCCGGGCTGGGGCTGATTGAGGAGGAGGCCGAGAGCTCGGGGTTGAAAACTCTGCTGG ATGTGAGTCCCGGAGGGCAGCAGGAGATGGAGGGAGCGCCCGCCCAGGAGGAAGGAGACGAAGACATCAGTGGGACCCAGTTTGTGTGTGAGACGGTGATCCGCTCCCTGACCCTGGAGGAGGCCCCTGACCACAAGCCGCTGCGCAGGAGGCCTGGCTCCCAGAAGA CTTCCTATCCGGTGCACCAGGACATCTTCTCCTGCGCTGAGAGGTCTGGGGAGCAGCCCAGCGAGAGGAGAGCCCTGCCAGTTGTGGACGTGGAAGTCAAGAGTGTGATGGTGCCGGTCCAGGCAGTGCAGGAAGACCGGCCACAGACAG AGGAGTGCCCCGAGTCCGACAGTGAAAGTATCTGCGTGGAGGCCGGGTCCGAGAGAGGGGGGGACGAGGAGTTGCCGCAGGACGACCGAGATGAGGTGCGCAGCCAGGGCTCCTCCACGTCCTCCGAGGATTACATCATCATCTTGCCGGACTGCTTCGACACCAGCCGCCCACTGGGGGAGTCCATGTACAGCTCGGCCTTGTCCCAGCCTGGTGCCGGGGGGGCTGTGGAGTCGGACCTGGATGCAGAGCAGCTGTGCCTCAGCTCCCCTGAGGAAGAGGACCTGACGCTAGGTCACAGCGTGAACGACATGCTCTGTGCTTCGCAGACACTGGACACTGTGCCCCTCACCCCTGAGGTGGTGCCCACGCCCGCCCAGCTGCAGCTGACATCAGGGACCCCAACACTCAG AGGAGAGGGGCCTGCTCACCACAGAGACCATAATGAGACAGAGCTGGCGGTCGAGGCTCTGCCCTCACCCGAGCTGTACAGGGAGGAAGCAGTTGAAG GCTCCAGTCCTGTGCAGTCGCTACCAGTCAGCCCCTGTGGAAACACCATCTCAAGACAACACAGTAGCCAAGATCTCAG GCCCCATGGCGGTATAGCAGGGGGGCTGGTTAAGGGAGCCCTGTCGGTTGCGGCCTCTGCCTACAAAGCCCTGTTCACTGGACAGCCTGTCCCAGCACAG CCTCCTGTAGACTCTGCCAATCAGCAGGCCACTATGATGGCTGTGCTCCTGGAGATGGGCTTCGGGGACCGGCAGCTCAACCAGCGGCTGCTGAAGAAACACAACTACAACCTGCTCGATGTGGTGAACGAGCTGGTGCAGCTGACTGACAACGACTGGTACTCTGCCCGCTACTGA